In Microbacterium maritypicum, the following are encoded in one genomic region:
- a CDS encoding acyltransferase family protein — MSSTGADIAGPTTGSLPRKRRRVPFWDNARYICIVLVVLGHAIQRLIYDSDIAFAFYLALYAFHMPAFAIISGYFSKSGTPTKTQMARVITDIILPYVIFETLWTLTKWLVEGEATPNFTKPSWTLWFLLALGIFRLVLPYLALLRWPLLWTVVISIGSGYLPNVDSTFSLSRTLGLLPFFALGWWLREHDIVDRLRLLDFRPWWIRVAAVAVFAGVGWAAWNWLPLWQAVDLRHWLFYEDSYSDLVGEQWWAGAIRIALMLLAVLLCAAFFALIPRGSYWWTTFGQYTMYVYLLHSFVLYPFRETGVLRDLEPTWIWLPLVTALSVVVALLLATKPVRRVFRPLVEPRPRWLFTDPALTSREGRRNDPTGSRRPRTDPR; from the coding sequence ATGAGCAGTACCGGGGCGGACATCGCAGGGCCCACCACAGGATCTCTCCCGCGAAAGCGACGGCGCGTGCCGTTCTGGGACAACGCGCGGTACATCTGCATCGTCCTCGTCGTGCTCGGGCATGCGATCCAGCGACTCATCTACGACTCGGACATCGCTTTCGCCTTCTACCTGGCGCTGTACGCGTTCCACATGCCGGCGTTCGCGATCATCTCCGGCTACTTCTCCAAGTCGGGCACTCCCACCAAGACGCAGATGGCGCGAGTGATCACCGACATCATCCTCCCCTACGTGATCTTCGAGACGCTGTGGACCCTCACCAAGTGGCTCGTCGAGGGTGAGGCGACACCGAACTTCACGAAGCCGAGCTGGACCCTGTGGTTCCTGCTCGCGCTCGGAATCTTCCGACTGGTGCTCCCCTATCTCGCGCTGCTCCGCTGGCCGCTGCTGTGGACCGTCGTGATCTCGATCGGCTCCGGCTACCTCCCCAACGTCGACAGCACGTTCTCGCTGTCCCGCACTCTCGGGCTCCTGCCGTTCTTCGCGCTCGGCTGGTGGCTGCGCGAGCACGACATCGTCGATCGGCTCCGACTGCTCGACTTCCGCCCCTGGTGGATCCGGGTGGCGGCAGTGGCGGTCTTCGCGGGGGTCGGCTGGGCCGCCTGGAACTGGCTGCCGCTCTGGCAGGCCGTGGATCTGCGCCACTGGCTGTTCTACGAGGACTCCTACTCCGACCTGGTCGGCGAGCAGTGGTGGGCCGGTGCGATCCGTATCGCCCTGATGCTGCTGGCGGTCTTGCTGTGCGCCGCCTTCTTCGCCCTGATCCCGCGCGGTTCGTACTGGTGGACCACGTTCGGCCAGTACACGATGTATGTTTACCTCCTCCACTCGTTCGTGCTCTACCCGTTCCGCGAGACCGGCGTGCTGCGCGACCTCGAGCCCACATGGATCTGGTTGCCGCTGGTGACGGCGCTCTCCGTGGTCGTCGCGCTGCTCCTGGCCACCAAACCCGTGCGTCGGGTGTTCCGACCCCTGGTCGAGCCGCGTCCGCGCTGGCTCTTCACCGACCCGGCCCTCACGTCACGCGAAGGACGTCGAAACGATCCGACCGGATCCCGACGACCGCGGACCGACCCGCGATGA
- a CDS encoding serine hydrolase domain-containing protein produces the protein MTVAEAVRDRIVEAVAAAGFDAHGLHVRIGADEAEHRWTPDVREDVHSVAKGVCVLAAAIAADEGAISFDMPVTVYLPDFELGEGVEQVTLRHLLTMSSGIDLPWSETLMTDWPDLAREFLRRPSRGRVFQYSNASTYTAMTALSARVGDVGDYLDARLFRALGIDDVEWARSPNGRIEAGGGLALRTIEMARIGLLIRDRGRWQGMQLASSGWIDAMHENGVVAGPNPGYDRYALAGWGGPGRGWRLHGAHGQLLIFLDDAVVTITAADHFGADEMAATVVDILETARRVV, from the coding sequence ATGACCGTCGCCGAGGCCGTCCGCGACCGCATCGTCGAGGCGGTCGCGGCTGCGGGCTTCGACGCGCACGGACTCCACGTCCGAATCGGAGCCGATGAGGCGGAGCACCGCTGGACGCCCGATGTGCGCGAGGACGTGCACTCGGTCGCCAAGGGCGTGTGCGTGCTCGCGGCCGCGATCGCCGCCGATGAGGGCGCGATCTCCTTCGATATGCCCGTGACCGTCTACCTGCCCGACTTCGAGCTCGGCGAGGGCGTCGAACAGGTCACCCTGCGTCATCTGCTCACGATGTCGAGCGGCATCGACCTTCCCTGGTCCGAGACGCTCATGACGGACTGGCCGGACCTCGCCCGCGAGTTCCTGCGTCGGCCATCGCGCGGACGCGTGTTCCAGTACTCGAACGCCAGCACCTACACCGCCATGACGGCGCTCTCCGCGCGGGTCGGCGATGTGGGCGACTACCTGGATGCCCGACTCTTCCGCGCGCTCGGCATCGATGATGTGGAGTGGGCGCGCAGCCCGAACGGACGCATCGAAGCGGGTGGCGGACTTGCGCTGCGAACGATCGAGATGGCGCGGATCGGTCTGCTGATCCGCGACCGCGGACGGTGGCAGGGCATGCAGCTGGCGTCGTCGGGATGGATCGACGCCATGCACGAGAACGGGGTCGTCGCCGGCCCGAACCCCGGCTACGACCGCTACGCCCTCGCCGGCTGGGGTGGCCCCGGCCGCGGATGGCGGCTGCACGGCGCGCACGGCCAGCTGCTGATCTTCCTCGACGACGCGGTCGTGACCATCACCGCTGCCGATCACTTCGGTGCGGACGAGATGGCTGCCACGGTGGTCGACATCCTCGAGACCGCCCGACGCGTGGTCTGA
- the efeB gene encoding iron uptake transporter deferrochelatase/peroxidase subunit yields the protein MNEPEAGASPETSSTGDVSAPGGLSRRGLLGLAIGGGVAGLAVGAGAGLAGGVALGRARAAEDAHSAYEFFGAHQAGITTPVQDHLHFASFDMMPRSDRDDLISLLQDWSYAASRMSQGLEVSASGAVGGPAEAPPDDTGEALGLPAAGLTITFGFGPGLFENEDGDRYGIAAQRPAGLERLPAFLGDDLDPQASHGDLCIQACADDPQVAVHAIRNLSRIAFGRARLRWSQLGFGKTSRTTAAQATPRNLFGFKDGTANILADDTEALADHVWVSEQDEPAWLAGGSYLVARKIAMLIETWDRVRLSEQDAIIGRDKGEGAPLSGGDEFTAPDFHGKAIDANSHVSLAHPEQNDGVRILRRGYNYVDGNNELGRLDAGLFFLSYQRDPAQFISLQRRLSTDLMNEYIRHVGSGIWAVPRGATPGSYVGAQLFA from the coding sequence GTGAACGAACCAGAAGCGGGGGCCTCGCCCGAAACCTCATCGACGGGTGACGTCTCCGCTCCGGGCGGGCTGAGCAGACGCGGACTCCTCGGCCTCGCCATCGGCGGTGGCGTGGCAGGGCTTGCGGTCGGCGCCGGCGCGGGCCTCGCCGGGGGTGTGGCGCTGGGACGTGCGCGCGCAGCGGAGGACGCGCATTCCGCCTACGAGTTCTTCGGTGCGCACCAGGCGGGCATCACCACACCGGTGCAGGATCATCTGCACTTCGCGAGCTTCGACATGATGCCACGCAGCGACCGCGATGACCTGATCTCCCTTTTGCAGGACTGGTCATACGCCGCGTCCCGCATGTCGCAGGGGCTGGAGGTCAGCGCGAGCGGAGCGGTCGGCGGACCGGCGGAGGCACCGCCGGATGACACCGGCGAGGCATTGGGGCTCCCCGCGGCCGGCCTCACGATCACCTTCGGGTTCGGACCCGGCCTCTTCGAGAACGAAGACGGCGACCGCTACGGCATCGCCGCGCAGCGCCCGGCCGGCCTCGAACGCCTCCCGGCGTTCCTCGGCGACGATCTCGACCCGCAGGCGTCCCACGGAGATCTCTGCATCCAGGCCTGCGCCGATGACCCGCAGGTCGCGGTGCACGCGATCCGCAACCTCAGCCGCATCGCCTTCGGCCGCGCCCGCCTGCGCTGGTCGCAGCTGGGATTCGGCAAGACGTCGCGCACGACCGCCGCGCAGGCGACGCCCCGGAACCTCTTCGGCTTCAAGGACGGCACCGCCAACATCCTCGCCGACGACACCGAGGCGCTCGCGGACCACGTCTGGGTGTCCGAGCAGGACGAGCCCGCCTGGCTCGCCGGAGGCTCGTACCTCGTCGCGCGCAAGATCGCGATGCTGATCGAGACGTGGGACCGTGTGCGGTTGTCGGAGCAGGATGCGATCATCGGCCGGGACAAGGGGGAGGGCGCGCCCCTCTCGGGAGGGGACGAGTTCACGGCGCCCGACTTCCACGGCAAGGCCATCGACGCCAACAGCCACGTGAGCCTGGCGCATCCCGAGCAGAACGACGGTGTGCGGATCCTGCGTCGCGGCTATAACTACGTCGACGGCAACAACGAGCTCGGACGCCTCGACGCCGGACTCTTCTTCCTGTCGTATCAGCGTGACCCCGCGCAGTTCATCTCGCTGCAGCGGCGGCTGTCGACCGACCTGATGAACGAATACATCCGCCACGTCGGCTCGGGGATCTGGGCCGTGCCGAGGGGTGCGACCCCGGGGTCCTACGTGGGCGCGCAGCTGTTCGCCTGA